Below is a window of Camelina sativa cultivar DH55 chromosome 11, Cs, whole genome shotgun sequence DNA.
GATTTGGTTGTGTGGGATAAACGATTTGATAGTGCGGTAAGGTTGAAGTGTGGTACGTTCGGAACAAATGTATTTTCGAGACAAGTGCGGTTaatacaaaataagcggtacataATAaagtttgattggtgaaaaaatattAGCGGTACATAATAAAATGTTCGAATAGTAAAAAGACAAGAATCTGTGCagattacaaatataaataagtatGTTAGAagacaaatattaaataattagcataaatgtttttttttttaatgttaatgaataaacattttcatatattcaTGAATTTTAGATATCCCAATTAACATTAagtcattttaatataaaaccaatttaatatatgtaataaaatttCTCATagattatttttccaaaatattgtGTGATTAGAATATTATGATTAGttaaataattgtattttttacCAATTATAAGCCTTAGATAGTATTTGGTTTGTGAATATTTATGTCtgatgcaaaaaaatatttattacacaGCTCAATTTATATTGGTGGATCTTTAAGTTtaggaaaataatattaaaaacatttcGTTGACAAAAATTAGggtaaaaattattatttttatagtattaaaaatGTAAAGTATATTGAGGGTGAGAATTaatctttttataatatttttttaacaaaaattagtaCATCATAATATCACATAATTTAtctaatactaataaaaaataaaacagtatttttttaatattgtttgagaggagagagaagaaatataagctagataaaaatatatatgtggaaaaaataataacacatctataatatattttaattataaaaagatatatatactctGTTGTGCGTATTTGATCAGACCCTGCTTATAAGCAGTTTCATTCTACAAAAGCGGTCCAAAGCATTTTTCTACTTTTAAAACCGCAACatgtcattttttgttttatttatgtaaaaccacaaatttattatacaaaattgttGAATGGTGTTTTAGGTGcgtttttcaaaaagaaaaaataaattccGCGAAACATAGGTCTCCAATCACAGCCTTAGTTTGAAGATCATTTATCATTAAAAAgtattcaaaaaagaaaaatatttaggttcacccctaaggTTGAACCCTTGTATTCACCTTCCCTCTCTCAACCAATCATAatcttctatctaatatttcaattttaaaataaatcaaaattaaattaaaaagtaaaacaaattaaggaaacaaattctgtatattttaattaaggaaagttaaatattggtttggtttagatttttacagttaaacgaggttatatatcggtttagatttataaatgagaattaggatttagattttataattagaacgaaattatatgttggtttgggtttacaaatgaagtgattagggtttagatggtacaattaaaatgaaattatatgtcaatttgaatttacaaatgaggtggttagggtttagattttacaattagaacgaaattatatgtcggtttgggtttacaaatgaggtggttagggtttagattttacaattagaacgaaattatatgtcggtttgggtttacaaatgaggtggttagggtttagattttacaattagaacgaaattatatgtcggtttgggtttacaaatgaggtggttagggtttagattttacaattagaacgaaattatatgtcggtttgggtttacaaatgaggtggttagggtttagattttacaattagaacgaaattatatgtcggtttgggtttacaaatgaggtggttagggtttagattttacaattagaacgaaattatatgtcggtttgggtttacaaatgaggtggttagggtttagattttacaattagaacgaaattatatgtcggtttgggtttacaaatgaggtggttagggtttagattttacaattagaacgaaattatatgtcggtttgggtttacaaatgaggtggttagggtttagattttacaattagaacgaaattatatgtcggtttgggtttacaaatgaggtggttagggtatagtttttataattaaaagaaaattatatgtcggtctggacttacaaatgaggtggttagaatttagattttacaattagaatgaaattatatatcggtttggtttataaaaaagcggtttgagttttttattttacaattatgtatacaaattttatttacttattttatttcgAGGTTAATAAAGGGGTTCAATCTATTATCCTTCAAAACAATTGTGCTTTGATGATTGAGTATTAATTAGGCTctaaatagaaaaagagaacaaaatcgGATATTAGACAGCTGTTGTGTTCTCCATTTAAGAGAGTACAATCGatttgttttcccttttttgcCACGAAAACCTTTTATATTAAGCAAAGATCAAGAAATATTCTTATAGTAAAAACCTTTCATGAATCTTTCAACTTACAAGGATGAAAATTGCTAGAAAACCACAGAATGATGTTcgcaaaacaatttttaaaacccGAACCAAAAGACAACAAATAAAGCGACTAAAACAATGCCAAAGATAAATGATTTCAACAATCCAAAAGATAGAGAATATTATTTCCAGAGAAAACCATTCGGTCATAAAGATACAAAAGCCTAAACAAGATCATcatctttttaaaatagtaattccaatttttttgtgaaatttgaaAGCTCCTACTACTCCCTACTTACCCCAGAGGTGTGAAAACCTCTAAATCTCGGCACGGGGAAAAACATGTAAAATGAACATAAATGTCAGTGATTACAAAACAACAACCTTCATCCTCGAAAAAACTCTGGTATTTACTAACTTcaaataatgttttcaaatgACAAGTATGAACTCTATAACCACCATTTGCCCCAAAGCCATCACTAGTTGTAAAACGCCACACCAGCCCTCTTCTATTAAAGGAGCATCAGTCCGCTCATGGAGTGCCAAACAGGCCCATAAGCATCATATACCTAAATGTGACTACAAAACAAGTCCATAAGTATTTTCAAATCAActgaattttgtatttatttctttaacaCCTCAGacattttattatattgtaaAAGGATGATACAAGTAGTTGACCAACtgaattttgtatatgtttatatttttaaaatataactattttatttaaaatttacaaataaagcataacaacaattaatataatatacaaataaaaaaacaataaaatcagtATTTCTTACTCTATAAATATTTGATCCCCTCAACCATTcaccatatattttaaaattttcaaactgCTTATTTTTTACTTATACTATCGTCATACAATATATACTTATCCGAAAAACGGGCTATTTCCTCCGATAATTATCATATCTAGCCAGATAAAACCCGAACTTTGACCTCGTTCTATATATCCATCAAACAAATGTTCTACACCTATTTCTCcctaaaataaaagttttatatttaaatatccCCAAATCTCGGTTACATCGGTTTACACTTCAAAACCCGAATTAAACCAAATATTAAACCACTAAGAGTTGATTCTGAATTAAAATCCGACCAATCATTAATTCATCTGATATTTCTTCTTGGCCCGATTAATTATGCTAATGCTGAaattatgttattaaaaaaaaacgagcTATTAAACGGTACATTATGCTAATGCTaattatgttattaaaaaaaaaacagtccaTTTAACAAATCTatcgttttaatttttttaaaaaggtaataTCGTCCCGCTCacccaaatttttttgaaacacaACAGATCTAAACCCTCACATTCACAAGAGCGTCGATTCGAAACATTTTGAATTTCAAATCcgtcagtgaaaaaaaaaaaatgggcgAAGAATCCGAAATCGCCATGGCTTCCGACTCAGATCGAAACCTAACCCAGAAAATCGCCAAGAACCTAAACGAGACTCGCACATCGTACGCTACTCACAACCGAAAGCTAAAGGAGCTCGCCACAATCCGATCGAAACTATCTTCACCTGAGTCCGACCACGAAGAGGACTCCTCGTCCTCGTCTTCCCCTTCTTCAGTCCGTCGATTCTCTTCGGTGTttttcaaaaccctaacccctcTTTTCATCGCCGCTCAACGGTGAACCGCCGCGGCGGAGCGTGTTGTGCGATTCGCGGCGGAATTCGCTTGTCTTCGCTGTAATAATCCAGATGGTGATTCCGATTGCGACGAGTTTCTAGAAGAATTTCTGAAGTTTCTGGTGGCTGGGTCCGTGGCTGCGAATAGAAACGCTAGGTTTAGAGCGTGTCAGATAATCTCAGAGGTATATTAGGATTCAATTTACTGGGTAAAGGTCTTTTAGGTCAAATATAAGATTAGCTTGTTAGGAATTTTGAGACTTTTTAAGTGTTTCCGCTTATTCTTCTGTACATTGtggtatttacagatcatatTGAGGCTGCCAGATGAAGTGGAAGTTGCGGATGAATTGTGGGATGATGTAATTGATTGTATGATGGTGCGTGTTCGAGATAAAGTTCCTGTTATCCGTACGTTTGCTGTCAGGTCTCTTTCACGCTTTGTGAACGATCCTGAGAACAGTGATATTCTTGATTTGCTTCTTGAGGTGCTTCCCCTGGAACAGAATCCGGTAAAGTTTCTGTCTTGTCGTactgttttttggttttgctatCAAAGTATGGACTTAATAGCTACATCCTACATCACATTTTCAATGTAAGTCATATTGCGTTACCTTGTTAATGATTTCAGGAAGTACGCAAAACAATAGTTTTATCTCTGCCTCCTTCGATTGCAACCACCCAAGCAATTATTGATTGCACGCTCGATGTTAATGAATCAGTACGCAAAGCTGCTTACTCAGTTCTGGCTAATAAAGTTCCTCTTCAGAGTCTCAGGTGAATTTGGGCTTTTAGAGCTTTggtctctttatttctttcttcatcGTTTTGCATAGTCAGATTCAGCCTAAAGTTTCTGCCTCTTTTACTTTATTCAGATAGAAGCTTTATGCCATTTTGTTTAGTAACAAATGTTCTACACTTGACCTTATTGACGGAAGTTGTATTTCTTCTTTCCTACtgtccttctctttctcctgaCTGGTATTTCTTCCATTTTGTTGTGTTAGCATCAAGCTTAGGACCACGATTCTTCAGAGAGGACTCGCTGATCGTGCTGTAAATGTTTCAACAGAATGTTTGAAGCTAATGAAAGATCAATGGCTGTCTAACTCTTGTCAAGGAGATCCtattaaatttcttaaatacCTTGATGTTGAAACATATGAATCTGTAGCAGAATCGGCGTTGGAAGTTCTGTTAAGTGAAGGATTGATAATGCCCAGCGATGACAAAAGCATCCAGCAGTACATATTGTCAGCAGATGGTGAAGCTAGAGGTCTGTTTAACTCTGTACTATACATATGCAATGCATAGTTTCTGCATGtgcttatatttttctttacctGATTTAGATGAGAGCACTTGTTCTGTACCCAACATCCAACTCATGGAGCCAGAGATTGCTCTTTACTGGAGGATTATATGCAGGAAACTGAGCAAAAGTGCTCAAGTAAGTCTGTAAACTTACCAACTATTCATTGCTCTGAGGTTAGGTACTTCTATGCTTCAAACATGTATTTTGTGAAGCCACAATTTCCGAATATTTACCTATTTAGCTTAACTGGATTATATTGTGCTTAAACTGAGATGTTTTTGATGAATTCCATAACTGACTGCTTGATTCACGAACCAGAGAATGCTAATTTTTACTGGCATTATCTTGGACGTTGGACAATTTCTATTTAAAGTTCCTGTGATGATTTGTCTAAACCTGGCTTTCCTTCTGATTTCAAGTTACCGTTTTACTGCAAATTTTTTCCTTCGAACACCTCACATGTCAAACTGAACAAAAACGTCTCAGAAATCAATGCATCAATACTATCATAATAAGAAAACACGTATTAACAGTTTGCATCACGTTTTCTTGTATTGCATAGCCTTTTGTTTGAGAACGCATATGTATCTATAGGTTGTGCCTGAGCTAAGTCACAATCCTCTTAGAATATATTGTTTGCTATATAGAATAGCATTTGAAATAAAATTCCTTGTTCTTGCAGTGATTATTATGCGCATAGTGGTTGTAGATACGGTACACACTAATAATGATGAAATTGTCACACAGGCAAAGGGTTCTGATGCTGCTACTGCGATGGGAGCTGAGGCAGCAGTTTATGCCGCTGAAGCTTCAGATGCGAATGATTTGCTGGAAAGAATTCTTCCTGCATCAGTATCTGATTATGTTGATCTAGTTAAAGCTCATATAGAAGCTGGTgagtcaaatattttataaaatcccAAAACATAgttgttttggtttgggttaTACCCTTTGCTTACATATAATTTTCAGGACCAAATCATCACTTTGCTTCGAGGCAGCTATTATTGCTGGGCACCATGCTTGATTTTTCTGATGCAATGCTCCACAAGACTGCAAGTTCTTTTGTCCAGGAGCTGCTCCACAGACCTTTTGAGCAAGAATTAGATGAAGATGGGAACAGTATTGTGATTGGAGATGGTATAAACCTTGGTGGTGATAAAGATTGGGCTGATGCAGTGTCCAAGTTAGCTAAGATTTTCCATGCTGCCCCTGGAGAATATGAAGAAGTtatacttgttgttgttgaaaaacTAGCAAGACCCTGTAGGGAAAGGACTGCGGATTTCCTGCAGTGGATGCACATGCTTTCTTTGACAAGTCTTCTGTTGGAAAATGGAAAATCTTTGCATTCACTGCAAGGAAAGGCTATTGAACCAGAAGAGATATTGCATGCTTTGTTGCTTCCAGGGGTATATTTTCTACTCTCCTCTGTCTATTTCCTTTTGTCATATATCACTGCTTAGGGGCgcttcttgttttattttctcttaaattttGACCTTGAGGTTATCAAGCAGCTTATTTTTCATtgtcaattttacatttaagatgCTGATATTCCATATGATCTCTGAATCCTTTTGTTTCATTGAAAAACTGTCAAAAGGTGTCAACAATTTTAAGGAAACAGCTTATCATACAGTTGAAACCCTTTTGCATTAAAAACTTGGCACTTGCACAAACAAACACTCTTTCTGATATGATTCATGTCATGCAGGCAAAGCACACTCACTTGGATGTGCAGAGGATTGCTATAAAATGCCTTggtctttttggtttgttagaGAAGAAGCCTAGTGAAGAGCTTATAAGGCAGCTACGGGTAGCTTTTTGTAGAAGCCCTCCTCCTATTAGTATCATGGCTTGCAAGGCACTAGTTGATCTTAGGATGTGGCATAGCCCAACAGAAGTTGATAAGGCAATGGGACAAGATCTCTTGTCACAATTTGAGGATGAGAGCATTGATTTTGCCCCCATCGACTTATCCAATGCCGAAGAGGATATGAACTTTAAAATGCTCGATCTCTTGTATGCTGGACTTGAAAGTGATGACTGGAGAGCATTCGCAGATAGTAATGAACATGAGTCGGTTAAAGCAACCATTGGGGAGGGGTTTgcaaaacttcttcttctaggAGAGAAGTACCCAAGCTTGCCTGCATCATTTTATCCTTTTGTTTTGGGAAAGCTGATTGCATTATATTTCAGCGAGGAGTCAAAAGAACAACTGAGgtatagagattttttgcttTCAATTGGTAACTTTTCTCACCAGAACTAATACtaatgatttgttcttcttattcattttcCAGGTTTAAACAGTGTTTATCTGTCTTCTTTGAGCACTATGCTTCCCTCTCCGAAAAGCATAAGGTAACAGAAACCATGATGTCCTTAAGAGAAAGAGGTTTAATGGTGTATTTGTATAACACTACTGAATGATTTTTCATGCAATGCAGGGATACGTGTCAAAGGCTTTTGTTCCTCTCATACGTTCAATGTGGCCTGGTATTGATGGAAACTGTAAAAGTTCGTCATACGTTGTATCAAATCAACGCAAGCGTGCAGTCCAAGCATCCAGATTTATTCTACAGATGATGCAAACCCCGCTTTACAAAAAAGAGACAAGAGGTGAGCCTGAAACCCAATTCAATAAATCACCAGACTCACCAGAAGATTCTATCCAGCCTTTACTAAACTGTACTGAAGAAGGGTTAGCCATACGCATAGCCATCGAGGTTAGTTGCTTTCCTTAGACGTCTATCGTATCGCATTTTCCTCAAAATCCAGGAAAGTTTAGTGGAGAATGAAGAAAGCATACATCTGACCAAAATTTTCTTGTCCATTAATGCGATAATAGAGAGTAGTTGCACTTTCACCATCAGAATGTCTTTTGCCTTTCTAGTTAGTTGAGAGCAATCATCTTCTCAAGATGTCTGTAACACTGGTTAACCCGTTTGCTAATACTGTTTCCCATAGATGCTTAACTTCAAGGGAAAAAAGACTGCAGCTGAGAAGGCATATGTTGCAGCACTGGGCAAAACACTTGTGCTGCTCCATCTGAAACCATCAAAACAAAATGTGATAAAGTTGATGAAAAAGCTTTTAAGCCAACTTGCAGATTCTGTATGTTCAGAGAAGGAGCTTCTTAGGGACGTGAAACCGATCCTTGAACATCTAAAATCTTTGGATGTTTGTCCCAGCGAAGAGCTTACACAAGATCAAGCCGATTCCATCTTTGGTACATTGATATTTTGCATTCTACATTACTGTTTGGTTTTAGTTACACGTAAAACTAGATGGTTAAAGTTATTTTAGAGTCTATTTTGTCCATGCTTTAGagaatttgattgttttttttgctaaaatggCAAATTACAGAAACACTCGGAGTAAGCTACAACTTGGATATCACTGCAACTACAACAGTGCCAAAGACACCTGCTCCTTGCTCAACAAGACCAGCTCAGTCAAGAAGACGAGTAAGGATTAGAGAAACTTcctctgatgaagaagaagaagtagcaTCTCCTCCACCTTCTGCTTTGATGAACCGATCACATCGAGCAAGTAAAGCTGCTGCTTTAGCCAAAATGACGGCAAGCAGAGTGAAAATGAGCAATGtagatgaggatgatgaagaagaacaaggttCATCTGACGTTACAGCTGAGGATTCAGATGAATCTGATGAATAATTACAGGGAGTTGATTTTAGGATTCGTTCTGTTGTTTGTGCGTTTGTTACCAAGTCggttgtaaaaatattgtagaCAGATATCTTCTTGTAAGTTGCTTGTTATGTGATCTCAGGTTATGTTTGCTCTGGAAAAACTTGGATTTGGAAAAGACAGTATTAAAATCTTTTCAGCCATGGATCCTTGtaagaaccaaaacaaacaactacaaatgaaaaaagaaaactggaTACTGCAAGAATGAATTTGCCTAAGGCTCAGGTTGGTTCAGTCGATCAAACTCACTCTTTGGGAACACTTTAAGATTATCATCCACTGACCTCTCGATCTTAACATTAATTCTCCACAACACAATCTTACTTTCCATTTCATACCTTTGATTGTGTAGAGCCTCTGAAGCAAACCTTTAAGGAATCTGTACTCACAGGTCATGTACCAGTCCGATTGTTTCTCCACAATGCTTTCAAGATCTCTAAAAGCTCTCATCACAAGCCCAACTTCCATTCCTCTTTCCACAAGCTCTTTCACAGAATCTATCATCTTGTGTGCAATCTCCTTAACGTATCCAGCGTGACTTTTGATCTCTAGCAAGTGAATTGCTGAACAGTAAGCACCCGTAAACGTCAAGACCCAGCTACTGTTATCAAATAACAACTCTTTTGGTGCAGTTAGCCTGCTATGAATCTCTGGAAGAAGATTGGCTATAGCAGGAACCACAAATTCTTTAAACTCAAGCTGCATTGTTAAACACTGGAAGATATAAACCGCTTTCTTGAACTCTGCTTTGCTTTCCGATGCTATATAGTCCCATAGATCAAACCATGGATCCTTTTCGTAGTTAAACGTCTCCTGTGCAACATGGAACACCACCTGACCAAGAATCCTGTACAGGTTCTCAGACATTCCTTCTTCCTTTAGGCATTTGATGAGCAATGGCTGAAGACCTCTGATCTCTGAAACATCTATTTCCCACTGGTCTGAAGTGTGATCACAGACTATATCGTAGAGTCGTCTGATTGCTATCACTCTTTGACCGATCATCAGAACCAATTGCTGCAAAGGAACTCAAGACTTCCACTGGAGTACATTTCCAAAACTGGTAGTACAATTCAAGGTCATATCCAACTCTGACATCTTGATGATTATCAACGCAAAAATGGTTGAGTTTGAAGGCCGAACTCGGAACATACTTATCCATTTTCGTAACCATTACAAAGATGTTCTTGGCAGCTTCCTTTGTATTTTTCCCTACTCCTGAGACCCCGTACGCAAACGATGCCACAAAACGGCATTGTTTGGTACTCCATTTACACACTTTAGCGTCTTTCTCAAGGTAACTCTCGAGAGATTTAATCCCTCTCTTATCAGAAACTCTCTTTCCATCTCCATCCACACAACATCACTAGCAGATTTCAGAACATTGTGAAGTATATCTCTTGTCAAATCGAATCTCTTGTCGGAATCTATAATCTGATCCCCATTTTAACAGCAGCTTTCAAAGCCAAAATCCAATATACATCTCTATCTTTCTCAGGACGAAGCAAAACCTTGTATACTTCCTCACGTAACCTCTGGAAGAACCTGTGAATGAATCCAACGTAAAGCGATGGCAAATCTACGAAGTAACTAAACGCCCTAATCGGATATTGATTCACAAGCAAGAGTATATAATCACTAAGCTCTTCCCATCGTTCATTACGAGAGACCATAACGTTATAAGCTACGAAAGAAACAATGACTCTCAAGTAGTCAGTATCAACCTTTCTAGGGTTTTGCACCGTCAAGCAAGAAATCAGAAGCGGTTTGATCTCGTCGAGAGCGAGGCCAGAGATCTCGAAGTTGTTGCGGTTTCTTAACTCCGTGAGAGTTTCAGAGAGGTGCGAGATCGATCGGATTCTGACGAGGTCGTCAGAAGAGAATCTATAGATCTTGAGAAGCTTTAGGGTTAAGCAGTCTGCGAAATTAGAGACGCAGAAGTCGTAGAGAATACGAGCTTTTAAGTAGTCTTCGGATTCTCTAGGCGTGAAGAGTTGATCAACGAGCGTCACTAAGCCTTTATGGCTTGGAGTCGAGAGAATCTCTCTGGCTTTGATGGACAGATTTGCTGCAAAATCTGCCATTGTAGGGTAGAATCTGAAGTTTTTTCTTGAGAAAGTTTTGGATCTGTTTCGTTCTCTTAGGGTTTAAGGAAANNNNNNNNNNNNNNNNNNNNNNNNNNNNNNNNNNNNNNNNNNNNNNNNNNNNNNNNNNNNNNNNNNNNNNNNNNNNNNNNNNNNNNNNNNNNNNNNNNNNNNNNNNNNNNNNNNNNNNNNNNNNNNNNNNNNNNNNNNNNNNNNNNNNNNNNNNNNNNNNNNNNNNNNNNNNNNNNNNNNNNNNNNNNNNNNNNNNNNNNNNNNNNNNNNNNNNNNNNNNCCATCCACACAACATCACTAGCAGATTTCAGAACATTGTGAAGTATATCTCTTGTCAAATCGAATCTCTTGTCGGAATCTATAATCTGATCCCCATTTTAACAGCAGCTTTCAAAGCCAAAATCCAATATACATCTCTATCTTTCTCAGGACGAAGCAAAACCTTGTACACTTCCTCACGTAACCTCTGGAAGAACCTGTGAATGAATCCAACGTAAAGCGATGGCAAATCTACGAAGTAACTAAACGCCCTAATCGGATATTGATTCACAAGCAAGAGTATATAATCACTAAGCTCTTCCCATCGTTCATTACGAGAGACCATAACGTTATAAGCTACGAAAGAAACAATGACTCTCAAGTAGTCAGTATCAACCTTTCTAGGGTTTTGCACCGTCAAGCAAGAAATCAGAAGCGGTTTGATCTCGTCGAGAGCGAGGCCAGAGATCTCGAAGTTGTTGCGGTTTCTTAACTCCGTGAGAGTTTCAGAGAGGTGCGAGATCGATCGGATTCTGACGAGGTCGTCAGAAGAGAATCTATAGATCTTGAGAAGCTTTAGGGTTAAGCAGTCTGCGAAATTAGAGACGCAGAAGTCGTAGAGAATACGAGCTTTTAAGTAGTCTTCGGATTCTCTAGGCGTGAAGAGTTGATCAACGAGCGTCACTAAGCCTTTATGGCTTGGAGTCGAGAGAATCTCTCTGGCTTTGATGGACAGATTTGCTGCAAAATCTGCCATTGTAGGGTAGAATCTGaagttttttcttgaaaaagttTTGGATCTGTTTCGTTCTCTTAGGGTTTAAGGAAAGAGTTTGGAAGTGGTTGCGTTAATTATGCCCGAAACTGAATCCTAAAGACTGGACTTAATCCAAACAGgaaactaatatttttactctttgttctgttttgtgcttaccaaaaaaaaaaaaaaaattgagaatacCTTAAATTTGATAACACAACATCAGAAAATTAAATTGctagatttttttcttacatattcTTTTGGTGATGGAGAGTGAATTTGTTATCGAAAAAAGGACTGATGTATTAGTAAAATAGGTGAGTTGTAACTCGTATCAACAACAAATTCGTTGAAGACCACCTAGGTGTTATCAGGACTCCTAAATCTGAGAGATAAAGATAGATTGCGTaagcaaagaaagagaagagcttcaatgtaaaagttctCGAGGCTTCAAGTATTTATAGACtggttggaacttggaagaTTCAAAGGACTTGACATGGTCGTTATTCGCTCAAATTCTCAGGtatctcattgttttgcattcaTGAGGCGCATAGAAGTATAATAAATAGGGCAAAAGGAATGAGTATTGGCAACGTTCATCCATATATTGCCGGTCCCTTTGGGAAGCTAAGAATTCCATGAAGTAACTAATTTGGTCTTTCATTTTCAAGTTTGGAAGATAATATAAGGAATGTATGattgtatatattaaaacaGAGTAGCTACagccatatatatacatagagagGGAACCTAGGGTTAAAGTATTTATAAGGAGATCCCTAGACTTATACACTTCTACTATTTACTCTTATACACCCCCTTAAGATGAAGGAAGCTTGTTGACGCCAATATTGAGACACGCACGTTGGAAGTTTGTTCTTGAGAGTGGTTTGGTGAGACTGTCAGCCAGCTCATTATGAGTAGAAACGTGAGAGACACGAAGCTTGTTTGTTTGTATCTGGTCGCGAACAAAGTGATAATCGATAGCGATATGCTTCATTCGTGAATGGAAGACTGGATTTGCACATAAGTAGGTGGCACCAATGTTATCACAGTAAATCACCGGGGGTTGCGGAAGACGTATGCGCAGTTCAGTAAGGAGAGAAGACAACCAACAAACCTCAGCAGCTGTGTTGGCGACCGCCCGATACTCAGCCGTGGTGGAGGAACGAGCCACACCTTTTTGCTTCTTCGAagaccaagagattggattgcGGCCATTGTAGATAAGATACCCATTGGTGGAAACATAATCATCTGTATCACCTGC
It encodes the following:
- the LOC104724122 gene encoding condensin complex subunit 3-like produces the protein MMVRVRDKVPVIRTFAVRSLSRFVNDPENSDILDLLLEVLPLEQNPEVRKTIVLSLPPSIATTQAIIDCTLDVNESVRKAAYSVLANKVPLQSLSIKLRTTILQRGLADRAVNVSTECLKLMKDQWLSNSCQGDPIKFLKYLDVETYESVAESALEVLLSEGLIMPSDDKSIQQYILSADGEARDESTCSVPNIQLMEPEIALYWRIICRKLSKSAQAKGSDAATAMGAEAAVYAAEASDANDLLERILPASVSDYVDLVKAHIEAGPNHHFASRQLLLLGTMLDFSDAMLHKTASSFVQELLHRPFEQELDEDGNSIVIGDGINLGGDKDWADAVSKLAKIFHAAPGEYEEVILVVVEKLARPCRERTADFLQWMHMLSLTSLLLENGKSLHSLQGKAIEPEEILHALLLPGAKHTHLDVQRIAIKCLGLFGLLEKKPSEELIRQLRVAFCRSPPPISIMACKALVDLRMWHSPTEVDKAMGQDLLSQFEDESIDFAPIDLSNAEEDMNFKMLDLLYAGLESDDWRAFADSNEHESVKATIGEGFAKLLLLGEKYPSLPASFYPFVLGKLIALYFSEESKEQLRFKQCLSVFFEHYASLSEKHKGYVSKAFVPLIRSMWPGIDGNCKSSSYVVSNQRKRAVQASRFILQMMQTPLYKKETRGEPETQFNKSPDSPEDSIQPLLNCTEEGLAIRIAIEMLNFKGKKTAAEKAYVAALGKTLVLLHLKPSKQNVIKLMKKLLSQLADSVCSEKELLRDVKPILEHLKSLDVCPSEELTQDQADSIFETLGVSYNLDITATTTVPKTPAPCSTRPAQSRRRVRIRETSSDEEEEVASPPPSALMNRSHRASKAAALAKMTASRVKMSNVDEDDEEEQGSSDVTAEDSDESDE